Within Nitrospirota bacterium, the genomic segment CCGGACCGGAGCGTACTGTGTCGTACGTGAGGACCGGAGCACAGCCGGCAACGCCGCAGATGGCCGCTCATGGACAGGCTCCTACCCGCGCAGCACCGAGAGCTGGCCTCGCCCCTGGTAAATCGCCTTCACTTCCCCCACCGTGTACAGCGACCCGGTAACCACGCACCAGTCGTCGGGTGCCAAGCGCGCCTCAACCACCTCCAACGCGCTCGCCACGCTGGGCGCCACGCGAACGGGCGCGGCAAGGGAGGACGCCGCCTCGAGCAGAGTTTCCACCGGAGCCGCGCGGTGGTACGCGGGTTCGGTCAGCACGACCTCGTCGGCTAGCGAGCCCACCGGCTCGATGATCGCGTGCAGATCCTTATCAGCCAGGATGCCGAATACCACCACGAGGCGACGGATCCGTCCGGCCGCGCGTTCTCCCTCCAGGAACTGGGCCAGTGCCGCGGCTCCGGCGGCGTTGTGGGCCCCGTCCACCACGATCCGCGGAGAGGATTTGATCACCTCCAGCCGCCCTTCCCACCGAACGCCGGCCAGTCCACGCCGGATCGCTTCCACCTGAATGCGCACACCCCGCGCCCTTGCGTGCTCCACCGCCGCCAGCGCCGAGGCTGCGTTGGTCAGTTGATGACGCCCCAAGAGCGAACAGGCGAGACCGTCGACGCGGGTGGTCAGACCGTGGTATGCGAACGCGGCCGGCGAGGCCCCCTCCGCCCGCACGTGGCGGCCGATCACGGTCAAGGGCGAACGACGTTCCGCGGCGCGTGCGGACAATACCGCAAGCGCCTCATCATGCACGGTCGCCGTGACCAGCGGAACGCCGGGCTTGATGATGCCGGCCTTCTCTTCCGCAATGGCACCGACCGTGTCGCCTAGATACCGCTCGTGGTCCAAGTCGACGTTGGTGATGACCGACACGACGGGCCGGACCACGTTGGTCGCGTCCAGCCGCCCCCCCATCCCGACTTCGATCACCGCGATGTCGACGCGAGCCTCGGCAAAAGCCAGAAACGCCATGGCGGTCGTGAACTCAAAAAACGTCGGATCCACATCATGGGGCATCCCAGCCCGCAGCACCTCGGCGAGCGCCACCACGTCCGAGGCATCGATGGGACGCCCATTGATCCTGATCCGCTCGGTGAAGTCCACCAGATGCGGCGAGGTGTACAGCCCCACCGAGTACCCGGCCTCCCGCAGGATCGACGCCAGCATGGCCGCCGTAGATCCCTTTCCGTTCGTGCCCCCCACGTGCACGACGGCGAAACGCTCGTGGGGCCGCCCCACCGCATCGAGCAGCCGCGAGACCGGCGTCAGATCCATCCGCATCCCATGCCACTGCAGTTGATAGAGGAACTCGATCGTGTCAGCGTAACTCATGCGGTCAGATGTCCTAGATTCTGCAAACGAGCCCGTTCAGGAACGCGCCAGATGCAAGGCGCCGCGAGAACCGGAGCGCAGCGTACTGTGTGCGTACGTGAGCACCGGAAGCGCAGCGGCAACGCAGCAGATGGCCGTTCATGGACGGGCTGCTCTACAGGCAGGAGAGGAGCGAGGCGAGCGTCGCCTTCATCTTCTTGCGCTCGACGATCCGGTCGATCATCCCGTGATCGAGGAGAAACTCCGCGCGCTGGAAGCCGGCGGGCAACTGTTGTTTGATGGTTTGCTCGATGACCCGCGGCCCCGCAAACCCGATCAGCGCCTTGGGTTCGGCCAGGATGATGTCCCCCAGCGTCGCGACGCTGGCCGATACGCCCCCGTAGGTGGGATCGGTCAAGATGGAAATATAGGGCAGTCCGGCGCGCTGCAGCCGGCCGACTGCGGCCGACGTCTTGGCCATCTGCATCAGCGACAGGATCCCCTCCTGCATGCGCGCCCCGCCAGAGGCCGTGACCACGATAAGGGCGAGCCGGCTCCCTTCCGCGCGCTCCGCCGCTCGGACGATCCGCTCGCCCACGACCGAGCCCATGCTGCCTCCCATAAACCCGAAGTGAAAGACGCAGAGGGCAACGGTCTGACCTTCGATGGTCCCGGTCCCGCTGATCAGGGCATCGCGGCGCCCGGTTTGTTCCTGCGCCGCCTTCAGCCGATCGCGGTACTTCTGGGTGTCGCGGAACCCGAGCGGGTCGGTCGGAGCGAGGTCCCCGTCCCATTCTTTGAAGCTGCCTTCGTCCAGCAGGAGGGCAATACGCTCATCGACCGTGATCGGAAAGTGGTAGTCACATTTGGGACAGACCCGCAGGTTTCGCTCGAGCTCCTTGCGGTAAATGATCTCCCGGCAATGATTGCACTTGACCCACAGACCTTCCGCCGAGGGTTTGCCCCGCTTGTCGCCCTCGCCGTCGTCGTCCGCCTCGCGCTTGTCCTTTTTCTGAAACCAGGCCACGGATTCCCTCAGTGGACCGCACTCACGGTATCACACCCCCGTCCGGCGCGGCAAGAAGCCGGACCCGTGTCACGGCCCGGTTGGCACCCTGGCGGCACCGCGGTCGAGGGTGGAGCCGGCGCGGTCGATCCATTCCAAAATCTGGCGCTCGGAGGCCCGTGTCACGCCGGGAAGACTCCGCAGCAGATGCGAGGCAGCCAGTCCCCGCAGTTCGTCGATCGCCCCGCGTCGGCGGTACGCATCGACCAACAGCGCCACCTCGGGCGGCAGGCCGTCCTGGATCAACGCCTGCACCTCGGGGTCGGCCTGGCGGACCTGCGCCTCGTACGTCGCGAACGTGCCGGTCTCGAGGATCTCGTTGATCTTAGAGGCCAGCTCAGGACCAATGCCGGCAAGCGACTGGAGTCGCCCCTGCGAAGCCACTCGCTCGATCGGTTCGTGGCAGGCCCACACCGAGCCGGCGCCGCGACGATACGCCCGCACACGATAGGGGTTGTCGCCCTGGCGCTCGAGCAACTGGGCCATACGGATGAACGCACGAGCCACCGCACGATTGGTCTCACACGGGGTCACGGCGGGGGACGATAACACAGGCGGTCGGACAGGGCAAGTTACACGCCCCTTCCCCGGGGTGGTCCTCCGATGGGGTGAGAAGCCCTCCACTTCTCACCGGATCGACAGACCCCCCCGGGGATCATGGGTGTCCGAAACATTTCTTCGGATCGGGGGAGTTTAAAAATGCAACAGCCGTACCACCCTCCAAATCTGATTCGGCAAAAACTCGGTACCGAGATGCATGAATTTCAAAGAAGATTGGTTGTTAAGAAGCGACCTGGCCATCGGAATCTCCTCCAGGACTCGGCTTCAGGGCGAAATTCGGTATTTTTTTTCCATTTTGCTCGCATATGACGGGAACCAGCGCCCTCTGTCGCGTTCGGTTCTCAGGTTGACCTCTCCGGCACGACCCGATACAATAACGACCCGTCAACGCTTGAGGACCGCGTGCCCCGCCCCCAGTTCGTTCACCTCCACGTCCATACCCAATACAGCTTGCTCGACGGCGCCAATCGCATCGACCGCCTCGTTCGGCAAGCCGCGGCGTTCAAGATGCCGGCGATCGCGATGACCGACCACGGCAATCTCTTCGGAGCGATCGAGTTTTATCTCGCCGCAAGGAAAGCGGGGGTCAAACCCATCATCGGGTGCGAAATGTACCTGGCGCCGCAAAGCCGCTTTACCAAAGACGGCGCCGGCGAGCAGGACGACTCGTTCGAGACCAAGGGCGCGGGCCAACAGACCCCGTATTACCATCTGATCGTCTTGGCCGCGGACGAGGTCGGCTACAAGAACCTGATGAAGCTCGTGAGCCTCGCCCACCTCGAGGGCTTCTACTATAAACCGCGGGTCGACAAGGAGCTGTTGGCGCGCCACAGCAAGGGCCTGCTCGCCACCAGCGGATGCCTTCGCGGCGAGATTCCCTTTCTGCTCAACCAAGGCCTGCGAGAAGAAGCCCTCCAAGCCGCGGGCACGTATCAGGACATCTTCGGCAAGGACAATTTCTTCATCGAGGTCCAGGAAAACGGGCTCGAACAACAGACGCGGGTGAACCGCGACCTGGTCGAAATCAGCCGCCGGCTCACCATCCCGCTGGTCGCCACCAACGATTGTCACTACCTCGAACGTCACGACGCCAAGGCGCACGACGTGTTGCTCTGCCTGCAAACCGGCAAGACGCGACAGGACCCGAATCGCATGCGGTTCTCGACCGAGGAACTCTACGTCAAGTCGCCCGAGGACATGACGAGCCTGTTCCACGAATTACCCGACGCGGTTCGGCAGACCCTGTCGATCGCGGAGCGGTGCAACCTCGTCCTCGACCTGGAGACGTTTCACCTCCCGCATTACGCCGTCCCCGACGGCGTGACGCGCGACGCGCATTTGGAGCGGTTGGCCGTCGCGGGGCTTCGGGAACGCCTCGCCCGCATCCATCACGATCCGGCGACCGCCGCGGCGTACGAAATACGGCTGCGCGATGAGCTGGCCATGATCACGGCGATGGGATACGCCGGGTACTTTCTGATCGTGTGGGACATCATCAACTTCGCCCGCACGCACGGAATTCCGGTGGGTCCCGGGCGCGGCTCAGCGGCCGGCAGCTTGGCCGCATACGCGCTGCAGATCACCGATATCGACCCGATCCGTTACGGCCTCATCTTCGAGCGGTTCCTGAACCCCGAGCGCGTGAGCCTCCCCGACATCGACATGGATTTCTGCATGGATCGGCGGGGGGAGGTGATCCAATACGTGACTCAGAAATACGGGGCCGACCACGTCGCGCAAATCATCACCTTCGGCACCATGGCGGCCAAGGCCGCGATCCGGGACGTGGGGCGCGTGTTGGA encodes:
- a CDS encoding folylpolyglutamate synthase/dihydrofolate synthase family protein gives rise to the protein MSYADTIEFLYQLQWHGMRMDLTPVSRLLDAVGRPHERFAVVHVGGTNGKGSTAAMLASILREAGYSVGLYTSPHLVDFTERIRINGRPIDASDVVALAEVLRAGMPHDVDPTFFEFTTAMAFLAFAEARVDIAVIEVGMGGRLDATNVVRPVVSVITNVDLDHERYLGDTVGAIAEEKAGIIKPGVPLVTATVHDEALAVLSARAAERRSPLTVIGRHVRAEGASPAAFAYHGLTTRVDGLACSLLGRHQLTNAASALAAVEHARARGVRIQVEAIRRGLAGVRWEGRLEVIKSSPRIVVDGAHNAAGAAALAQFLEGERAAGRIRRLVVVFGILADKDLHAIIEPVGSLADEVVLTEPAYHRAAPVETLLEAASSLAAPVRVAPSVASALEVVEARLAPDDWCVVTGSLYTVGEVKAIYQGRGQLSVLRG
- the accD gene encoding acetyl-CoA carboxylase, carboxyltransferase subunit beta, producing MAWFQKKDKREADDDGEGDKRGKPSAEGLWVKCNHCREIIYRKELERNLRVCPKCDYHFPITVDERIALLLDEGSFKEWDGDLAPTDPLGFRDTQKYRDRLKAAQEQTGRRDALISGTGTIEGQTVALCVFHFGFMGGSMGSVVGERIVRAAERAEGSRLALIVVTASGGARMQEGILSLMQMAKTSAAVGRLQRAGLPYISILTDPTYGGVSASVATLGDIILAEPKALIGFAGPRVIEQTIKQQLPAGFQRAEFLLDHGMIDRIVERKKMKATLASLLSCL
- a CDS encoding histidinol-phosphatase, with the translated sequence MARAFIRMAQLLERQGDNPYRVRAYRRGAGSVWACHEPIERVASQGRLQSLAGIGPELASKINEILETGTFATYEAQVRQADPEVQALIQDGLPPEVALLVDAYRRRGAIDELRGLAASHLLRSLPGVTRASERQILEWIDRAGSTLDRGAARVPTGP